A single region of the Aeromonas hydrophila subsp. hydrophila ATCC 7966 genome encodes:
- a CDS encoding MATE family efflux transporter: MSAVDLGTAPLSRLFWRYVTPTVAAMLVTGIYVTIDGIFVGHILGQDGLAGMMLAYPICAVLYAVGALIGMGSSALASFYLGKGEQARARHIVGNALVMVLIASGLLAFIGIRYGEAMLIWMGAEGVIFDAGFAYLQWYAWLGVFAVLSMAFTALLRNDGRPGLTTWILVGGGVLNVLLDYLLMAVIPWGLAGAAIATMLSQAVTGGLCLWHFFTPRSQLRIGWDTLRPDWRLMGETLRLGVSSFLMYLYLSVVLALHNKALLAVGTSLHVAAYGVISYSEAFFYLIFEGIAMGIQPIASFNAGAGHWARVLRVRNLALGVTLLVALCGMLPLYLWPEGVVYLFAGDNAALLPVASLGIWLYFWGLPMEGLLLVGATYFQAINRARIASLLTGGKLVLIGGFLWGFSSLWGVSGVWLALPTCSTLLVLVMWRAMGKEARQHAAA, encoded by the coding sequence ATGTCCGCAGTCGATCTGGGCACTGCCCCTCTTTCTCGCCTGTTCTGGCGCTACGTCACCCCGACCGTAGCCGCCATGCTGGTCACCGGCATCTATGTCACCATAGACGGCATCTTCGTCGGCCATATTCTGGGTCAGGACGGGCTGGCCGGCATGATGCTGGCGTACCCCATCTGCGCCGTGCTCTATGCGGTGGGGGCGCTGATCGGCATGGGCTCCTCGGCGCTCGCCTCGTTTTATCTGGGCAAGGGGGAGCAGGCGAGGGCCCGCCACATCGTCGGCAACGCGCTGGTGATGGTGCTTATCGCCTCTGGGCTGCTCGCCTTCATCGGCATCCGTTACGGCGAGGCCATGCTGATCTGGATGGGGGCGGAGGGAGTCATCTTTGACGCCGGTTTCGCCTATTTGCAGTGGTATGCCTGGCTCGGAGTGTTTGCGGTGCTCTCCATGGCGTTTACCGCCCTGCTGCGCAACGACGGGCGACCCGGCCTCACCACCTGGATCCTGGTGGGAGGCGGCGTGCTCAACGTGCTGCTCGATTACCTGCTGATGGCGGTGATCCCCTGGGGACTGGCGGGGGCCGCCATTGCGACCATGCTCTCCCAGGCGGTGACCGGCGGCCTCTGTCTGTGGCACTTCTTCACCCCGCGCAGCCAGCTGCGCATTGGCTGGGACACCCTGCGACCCGACTGGCGGTTGATGGGGGAGACGCTGCGACTCGGGGTGTCGAGCTTTTTGATGTACCTCTATCTGTCGGTGGTGCTGGCGCTGCACAACAAGGCGCTGCTGGCGGTGGGCACCTCGCTGCACGTGGCGGCCTACGGCGTCATCAGCTATAGCGAGGCCTTCTTCTATCTCATCTTCGAGGGGATCGCCATGGGCATCCAGCCCATCGCCAGCTTCAACGCCGGGGCGGGCCACTGGGCACGGGTGCTGCGGGTGCGCAACCTGGCGCTGGGGGTGACCCTGCTGGTGGCCCTGTGCGGCATGCTGCCGCTCTATCTGTGGCCGGAGGGGGTGGTCTACCTGTTTGCCGGGGACAACGCGGCCCTCTTGCCGGTGGCCAGCCTAGGCATCTGGCTCTACTTCTGGGGCTTGCCGATGGAAGGGTTGCTGCTGGTGGGGGCCACCTACTTCCAGGCCATCAACCGGGCTCGTATCGCCTCCCTGCTCACCGGCGGTAAGCTGGTGCTGATCGGTGGTTTCCTGTGGGGCTTCTCCTCCCTGTGGGGGGTATCCGGCGTCTGGCTGGCATTGCCCACCTGCAGCACCCTGCTGGTGCTGGTGATGTGGCGAGCCATGGGCAAGGAGGCGCGCCAGCACGCCGCCGCCTGA